One Epinephelus moara isolate mb chromosome 20, YSFRI_EMoa_1.0, whole genome shotgun sequence genomic window carries:
- the ldhbb gene encoding L-lactate dehydrogenase B-B chain isoform X1, which produces MLITCWYLYLAARSLAKQSLNMASILQKLITPLFSGPPEPPRNKVTVVGVGQVGMACAVSILLRELADELALVDVMEDKLKGEMMDLQHGSLFLKTPKIVADKDYSVTANSRIVVVTAGVRQQEGESRLNLVQRNVNIFKHIVPQIVRYSPDCTIIVVSNPVDVLTYVTWKLSGLPQHRVIGSGTNLDSARFRYLMADKLGIHPSSFNGWILGEHGDTSVPVWSGTNVAGVNLQTLNPDIGTDCDEENWMETHKMVVNSAYEVIKLKGYTNWAIGLSVADLTESLIRNMNRIHPVSTMVKGMYGISEEVYLSLPCVLNNGGVASVVNMTLTDDEVAQLQASANTLWDIQRDLRDI; this is translated from the exons ATGCTGATTACATGTTGGTATTTATACCTCGCAGCTCGGAGCCTCGCCAAACAAT CACTGAACATGGCCTCAATTCTGCAGAAGCTGATCACCCCACTGTTCAGTGGTCCTCCTGAGCCCCCGAGGAATAAAGTGACAGTGGTAGGCGTGGGCCAGGTTGGCATGGCCTGTGCTGTTAGCATCCTGCTCAGG GAGCTGGCTGATGAACTGGCCCTGGTGGATGTGATGGAGGACAAGCTGAAAGGAGAGATGATGGACCTGCAGCACGGCAGCCTCTTCCTAAAAACTCCCAAAATAGTCGCAGACAAAG ACTACTCTGTGACAGCAAACTCCCGCATCGTGGTGGTGACAGCCGGAGTCCGCCAGcaggagggagagagcaggCTGAACCTCGTCCAGAGAAACGTCAACATCTTTAAACACATCGTCCCTCAGATTGTCCGATACAGCCCTGACTGCACCATCATTGTGGTTTCTAACCCAG TTGATGTGCTGACTTATGTAACCTGGAAACTGAGCGGCCTTCCCCAGCACCGCGTCATCGGCAGCGGCACCAACTTGGACTCAGCGCGCTTCCGCTACCTGATGGCCGATAAACTGGGAATCCACCCCAGCAGCTTCAACGGCTGGATCCTGGGAGAACACGGAGACACCAGTG TGCCTGTGTGGAGTGGAACAAACGTGGCTGGAGTCAACCTGCAGACGTTAAACCCGGACATCGGCACCGACTGTGACGAGGAGAActggatggaaacacacaagATGGTGGTGAACAG TGCCTACGAGGTGATCAAACTGAAGGGTTACACCAACTGGGCCATCGGTCTGAGTGTAGCCGACCTGACTGAGAGTCTCATCAGGAACATGAACAGGATTCATCCCGTTTCCACCATGGTGAAG GGCATGTACGGGATCAGCGAGGAGGTGTACCTGAGTCTGCCCTGCGTGCTGAACAACGGAGGCGTGGCCAGCGTGGTCAACATGACCCTGACAGACGACGAGGTGGCCCAACTGCAGGCCAGTGCCAACACGCTGTGGGACATCCAGAGGGACCTGCGGGACATCTAA
- the ldhbb gene encoding L-lactate dehydrogenase B-B chain isoform X2, translated as MASILQKLITPLFSGPPEPPRNKVTVVGVGQVGMACAVSILLRELADELALVDVMEDKLKGEMMDLQHGSLFLKTPKIVADKDYSVTANSRIVVVTAGVRQQEGESRLNLVQRNVNIFKHIVPQIVRYSPDCTIIVVSNPVDVLTYVTWKLSGLPQHRVIGSGTNLDSARFRYLMADKLGIHPSSFNGWILGEHGDTSVPVWSGTNVAGVNLQTLNPDIGTDCDEENWMETHKMVVNSAYEVIKLKGYTNWAIGLSVADLTESLIRNMNRIHPVSTMVKGMYGISEEVYLSLPCVLNNGGVASVVNMTLTDDEVAQLQASANTLWDIQRDLRDI; from the exons ATGGCCTCAATTCTGCAGAAGCTGATCACCCCACTGTTCAGTGGTCCTCCTGAGCCCCCGAGGAATAAAGTGACAGTGGTAGGCGTGGGCCAGGTTGGCATGGCCTGTGCTGTTAGCATCCTGCTCAGG GAGCTGGCTGATGAACTGGCCCTGGTGGATGTGATGGAGGACAAGCTGAAAGGAGAGATGATGGACCTGCAGCACGGCAGCCTCTTCCTAAAAACTCCCAAAATAGTCGCAGACAAAG ACTACTCTGTGACAGCAAACTCCCGCATCGTGGTGGTGACAGCCGGAGTCCGCCAGcaggagggagagagcaggCTGAACCTCGTCCAGAGAAACGTCAACATCTTTAAACACATCGTCCCTCAGATTGTCCGATACAGCCCTGACTGCACCATCATTGTGGTTTCTAACCCAG TTGATGTGCTGACTTATGTAACCTGGAAACTGAGCGGCCTTCCCCAGCACCGCGTCATCGGCAGCGGCACCAACTTGGACTCAGCGCGCTTCCGCTACCTGATGGCCGATAAACTGGGAATCCACCCCAGCAGCTTCAACGGCTGGATCCTGGGAGAACACGGAGACACCAGTG TGCCTGTGTGGAGTGGAACAAACGTGGCTGGAGTCAACCTGCAGACGTTAAACCCGGACATCGGCACCGACTGTGACGAGGAGAActggatggaaacacacaagATGGTGGTGAACAG TGCCTACGAGGTGATCAAACTGAAGGGTTACACCAACTGGGCCATCGGTCTGAGTGTAGCCGACCTGACTGAGAGTCTCATCAGGAACATGAACAGGATTCATCCCGTTTCCACCATGGTGAAG GGCATGTACGGGATCAGCGAGGAGGTGTACCTGAGTCTGCCCTGCGTGCTGAACAACGGAGGCGTGGCCAGCGTGGTCAACATGACCCTGACAGACGACGAGGTGGCCCAACTGCAGGCCAGTGCCAACACGCTGTGGGACATCCAGAGGGACCTGCGGGACATCTAA
- the LOC126408385 gene encoding spexin prohormone 1-like, whose product MSLIVTLLVLTLVAQCWSAPQRRNWTPQAILYLKGAQGHRSVVQRTSREDGDTLHIETHNQSSDGPGLSLSSILLELLQRAVEEGGDDSDDQGLNYNFL is encoded by the exons ATGTCTCTAATAGTCACACTGCTCGTGCTGACATTGGTTGCCCAGTGTTGGAGTGCACCACAG aggagaaactggACCCCTCAGGCCATCTTATACCTAAAAGGAGCAC AGGGACACCGCTCAGTGGTGCAGCGCACCAGCAGAGAGGACGGGGACACTTTACACATAG agaCTCACAACCAGAGCAGTGATGGACCTGGACTGTCTCTGTCGTCTATTCTCCTGGAGCTTCTGCAGCGAGCTGTGGAAGAAG GTGGAGACGATTCAGACGATCAAGGGCTGAATTATAACTTCTTGTga
- the golt1bb gene encoding golgi transport 1Bb: protein MISLTDSQKIGMGLTGFGVFFLFFGMVLFFDKALLAIGNILFVSGLSFVIGLERTFRFFFQRHKVKATSFFLGGVFVVLIGWPIIGVVLEIYGFFLLFRGFFPVAVGFIRRIPVLGSLLSLPGISSLVDKIGESNTMV, encoded by the exons ATGATTTCACTCACGGATTCACAGA AAATTGGGATGGGGCTGACAGGGTTCGGcgtgtttttcctcttctttggGATGGTGCTTTTTTTCGATAAAGCTCTCCTTGCCATTGGAAAT ATCCTGTTTGTGTCCGGCCTGTCCTTCGTCATCGGCCTGGAGCGAACGTTCAGATTCTTCTTCCAGAGGCACAAAGTAAAAGCCACCAGCTTCTTCCTGGGAGGAGTGTTTGTGGTGCTGATCGGCTGGCCGATCATTGGAGTCGTTCTGGAGATCTACGGTTTCTTCCTCTTGTTCAG AGGATTCTTCCCGGTGGCGGTGGGCTTCATCAGGCGAATACCTGTGCTCGGGTCTTTGCTCAGTTTGCCAGGAATCAGTTCA CTGGTGGATAAAATTGGCGAGAGCAACACGATGGTATAA